One Aegilops tauschii subsp. strangulata cultivar AL8/78 chromosome 7, Aet v6.0, whole genome shotgun sequence genomic window carries:
- the LOC109785778 gene encoding protein PHOSPHATE-INDUCED 1-like, translating into MASALGGFHLRGHALVVLVVAVLSLAHRSMGARRLMELYEPDPSEQLTYHNGTVLGGDIPVCVLWYGRFTAAQKAIVSDFIASLAAAPGDYPVPSVPQWWSSIDRLYLAKAEAAGKKARVILSGQVSDEGCSLGRSLTLSQLPALAAAAKPAKGGVALVLTAQDVAVEGFCMSRCGMHGSDAKAGTAYVWAGNSAAQCPGQCAWPFQQEEPPVLPPNDDLGMDGLVMNVASMLAGAVTDPFGDGFYQGEHEAPLEAATACPGVYGNGAYPGNAGELLVDKATGASYNANGAHGRRYLLPALYDPASSECATLV; encoded by the coding sequence ATGGCGTCTGCTCTTGGTGGCTTCCATCTCCGAGGCCATGCTCTGGTGGTGCTCGTGGTAGCGGTGCTGAGCCTAGCACATCGCTCCATGGGGGCCAGGAGGCTCATGGAGCTGTACGAGCCGGATCCCAGCGAGCAACTCACGTACCACAACGGCACCGTGCTGGGCGGCGACATCCCCGTGTGCGTCCTCTGGTACGGGCGCTTCACGGCGGCGCAGAAGGCCATCGTGTCCGACTTCATAGCgtccctcgccgccgcgccgggAGACTACCCCGTCCCGTCCGTGCCGCAGTGGTGGAGCAGCATCGACCGGCTGTACCTCGCCAAGGCGGAGGCGGCAGGCAAGAAGGCGCGGGTGATCCTGTCCGGCCAGGTCTCGGACGAGGGGTGCTCGCTGGGGAGGAGCCTGACGCTGTCCCAGCTCCCCGCGCTGGCGGCCGCGGCGAAGCCCGCGAAGGGCGGCGTCGCGCTGGTGCTCACGGCGCAGGACGTGGCCGTGGAGGGCTTCTGCATGAGCCGGTGCGGCATGCACGGGTCGGACGCCAAGGCCGGGACGGCCTACGTGTGGGCCGGCAACTCGGCGGCGCAGTGCCCCGGCCAGTGCGCGTGGCCGTTCcagcaggaggagccgccggTGCTGCCGCCCAACGACGACCTGGGCATGGACGGGCTCGTGATGAACGTCGCCAGCATGCTCGCGGGCGCGGTGACCGACCCATTCGGCGACGGGTTCTACCAGGGAGAACACGAGGCGCCGCTGGAGGCCGCGACGGCGTGCCCGGGGGTCTACGGCAATGGCGCGTATCCCGGCAATGCTGGCGAGCTGCTGGTGGACAAGGCGACCGGAGCTAGCTACAACGCCAACGGGGCTCACGGGAGGAGGTACCTGCTGCCCGCGTTGTACGACCCCGCTTCATCCGAGTGCGCAACGCTGGTTTGA